The following are encoded together in the Chiroxiphia lanceolata isolate bChiLan1 chromosome 8, bChiLan1.pri, whole genome shotgun sequence genome:
- the SLC16A9 gene encoding monocarboxylate transporter 9, with amino-acid sequence MVFRKPPDGGWGWVIVLVSFFTQFLCYGSPLAVGVLYLEWLDAFGEGKGKTAWVGSLANGIGLLASPVCSICVSSFGARPVAIFSGFMVAGGLMMSSFAPNIYFLYVSYGIVVGLGCGLLYTATVTITCQYFDKRRGLALGLISTGSSVGLFIYAALQRELIELYGLDGCLLIVGALSLNILACGSLMRPLESSGSPPPEKPCVDKVPDQYFVYHEKEKTVEENISILEKGYIDEKCVNNVPDCKQDSILNKNVLSSINVNEKDTYKKKVVEQTNFCKQLAKRKWQLYLTYWKETMVLFKNKVFSALFVAILLFDIGGFPPSLLMEDVARSANINEDDYYMPLISIIGIMTTVGKLILGILADFKWVNTLYLYVTTLLVTGVALFAIPFAKSYLTLAMLSGILGFLTGNWSIFPYVTTKTVGIEKLTHAYGILMFFAGLGNSLGPPIVGWFYDWTQEYDTAFYFSGFCVLLGGFLLLLAALPCWNACTNQSSKLPPNSYSYKVASSA; translated from the exons ATGGTATTTCGGAAACCACCCGATGGTGGCTGGGGCTGGGTGATTGTTCTCGTTTCCTTCTTCACCCAGTTCCTGTGTTACGGATCACCGCTGGCGGTGGGAGTCTTGTATTTAGAATGGCTGGATGCCTTCggagaagggaaaggcaagACTGCTTGGGTTGGATCCCTAGCAAATGGAATCGGATTGCTTGCCA GTCCTGTCTGCAGTATATGTGTGTCATCTTTTGGAGCAAGACCAGTAGCTATCTTCAGTGGCTTTATGGTGGCCGGGGGCCTCATGATGAGCAGTTTTGCACCTAACATATACTTTCTATATGTTTCATATGGGATAGTTGTTG GTCTTGGATGTGGCCTTTTGTACACTGCAACAGTTACCATCACTTGCCAGTATTTTGACAAACGCAGAGGCCTTGCACTCGGTCTGATTTCAACAG GCTCAAGTGTTGGTCTCTTCATATATGCAGCATTGCAAAGAGAGCTTATTGAGCTATATGGACTGGATGGTTGTCTGCTAATAGTTGGTGCTCTGTCTCTAAATATATTGGCATGTGGCAGCCTAATGAGACCATTGGAGTCATCAGGTTCTCCTCCACCGGAAAAACCGTGTGTAGACAAAGTCCCAGATCAATATTTTGTTtaccatgaaaaagaaaagaccgTTGAAGAAAATATAAGCATCCTTGAAAAGGGCTACATTGATGAAAAATGTGTGAACAATGTGCCTGACTGCAAACAGGAtagcattttaaataagaatGTATTGAGCTCGATAAATGTAAATGAGAAAGACACTTATAAAAAGAAAGTTGTAGAACAGACAAACTTCTGCAAGCAACTTGCCAAAAGGAAGTGGCAGCTCTATTTGACCTACTGGAAGGAAACCATGGTTCTTTTTAAGAACAAAGTATTTTCAGCTCTCTTTGTTGCCATCTTGCTCTTTGATATTGGTGgatttcctccttctctgctcATGGAAGATGTAGCAAGAAGTGCAAACATTAATGAAGATGACTATTATATGCCCCTCATTTCCATTATTGGCATTATGACTACTGTTGGCAAACTTATTTTAGGAATACTGGCAGATTTCAAGTGGGTTAACACTTTATATCTATATGTAACTACCTTATTAGTGACAGGAGTGGCCTTGTTTGCAATTCCATTTGCCAAAAGTTACCTGACATTAGCAATGCTTTCTGGGATTTTGGGTTTTCTGACTGGGAACTGGTCAATTTTTCCATATGTAACAACAAAGACTGTGGGAATTGAGAAGCTGACTCATGCATACGGGATATTGATGTTCTTCGCTGGACTCGGAAACAGCCTTGGACCACCAATTGTAG GTTGGTTTTACGACTGGACACAGGAGTACGACACCGCATTCTACTTCAGTGGCTTTTGTGTCTTACTGGGTGGATTTCTCCTACTGTTGGCAGCGTTGCCCTGCTGGAATGCCTGCACCAACCAGAGCTCAAAGCTGCCTCCAAATTCTTACTCCTACAAAGTTGCATCTAGCGCTTAG